In Eubacteriales bacterium, a single window of DNA contains:
- a CDS encoding TSUP family transporter, with amino-acid sequence MILIFLVGVIGGFFGMGGGWAITPVLNMGMGIPLKVAAANSGIILGVGSCVSVWPYIFTGGIIALFVLPWLSGQVVGGFVGSYILAKAKVSIVRVILIGIMAYTSFGLVTKGLEMMGAIGSIPSIVQVILFVAIIATVLTISVFMNKAGKKEEKENG; translated from the coding sequence ATAATCCTTATTTTCCTTGTTGGCGTAATCGGCGGTTTCTTCGGTATGGGCGGCGGCTGGGCCATTACCCCTGTTTTAAACATGGGCATGGGCATACCGCTTAAAGTTGCTGCTGCAAACTCCGGAATTATTTTAGGAGTTGGAAGCTGCGTTTCCGTATGGCCGTATATCTTTACAGGCGGTATTATAGCGCTGTTTGTATTACCATGGCTTTCAGGCCAGGTCGTCGGCGGATTCGTAGGTTCATATATTTTAGCCAAAGCTAAAGTAAGCATTGTACGCGTTATCCTAATTGGCATAATGGCATACACAAGTTTTGGCCTCGTAACAAAAGGGCTTGAGATGATGGGAGCTATTGGTAGTATACCTTCTATCGTACAGGTTATATTATTTGTTGCGATTATAGCCACGGTACTTACAATTTCAGTATTTATGAATAAAGCTGGGAAGAAGGAGGAAAAAGAAAATGGCTGA